The following coding sequences lie in one Haematobia irritans isolate KBUSLIRL chromosome 3, ASM5000362v1, whole genome shotgun sequence genomic window:
- the Ctr1A gene encoding copper transporter 1A isoform X2 — protein sequence MDHSEHNMDHHAGHDHGHSMHDSHAGHGILSLTTTTTMSPADVIVPASHDHAHMHHAPAEQNNMMGGHMNHMNHMVNHMMSMSFHFGYEETILLDFWKINSIGGLIASMAGIFILAVLYEGLKYYREFLFWKTYNLLEYRPVTGPQANPESGQMPPAPSNPSPVQPTMFSLNHFIQTGLHMVQVTVSFLLMLIFMTYNVWLCLAVVVGAAVGYFLFCWKKSVIVDVTEHCH from the exons ATGGATCATTCGGAACATAATATGGATCACCATG CCGGACATGATCATGGTCATAGTATGCACGACTCTCATGCCGGCCACGGTATTTTATCATTAaccactacaacaacaatgtcgCCTGCCGATGTCATAGTACCCGCCTCTCATGATCATGCCCATATGCATCATGCACCAGCagaacaaaataatatgatGGGGGGACACATGAATCATATGAATCACATGGTGAATCATATGATGTCCATGTCG TTTCATTTTGGCTATGAGGAAACAATACTTTTAGATTTTTGGAAAATCAATAGCATCGGTGGTTTAATAGCATCTATGGCTGGTATATTTATATTGGCCGTATTATACGAAGGTTTGAAATATTAtcgtgaatttttgttttggaaaaccTATAATTTATTGGAATATCGTCCTGTTACGGGACCACAAGCTAATCCAGAATCAGGACAAATGCCACCAGCTCCAAGTAATCCATCACCCGTGCA ACCAACAATGTTCTCTCTGAATCACTTCATTCAAACGGGTTTACATATGGTGCAGGTCACTGTATCCTTTTTGCTTATGTTAATCTTTATGACCTACAATGTATGGCTATGTTTGGCTGTTGTGGTGGGTGCTGCGGTGGGCTATTTCCTATTCTGTTGGAAGAAATCCGTAATTGTGGATGTTACTGAACACTGTCACTAG
- the Ctr1A gene encoding copper transporter 1A isoform X1, which translates to MDHSEHNMDHHAGHDHGHSMHDSHAGHGILSLTTTTTMSPADVIVPASHDHAHMHHAPAEQNNMMGGHMNHMNHMVNHMMSMSFHFGYEETILLDFWKINSIGGLIASMAGIFILAVLYEGLKYYREFLFWKTYNLLEYRPVTGPQANPESGQMPPAPSNPSPVQYVGEVIHKQPPTMFSLNHFIQTGLHMVQVTVSFLLMLIFMTYNVWLCLAVVVGAAVGYFLFCWKKSVIVDVTEHCH; encoded by the exons ATGGATCATTCGGAACATAATATGGATCACCATG CCGGACATGATCATGGTCATAGTATGCACGACTCTCATGCCGGCCACGGTATTTTATCATTAaccactacaacaacaatgtcgCCTGCCGATGTCATAGTACCCGCCTCTCATGATCATGCCCATATGCATCATGCACCAGCagaacaaaataatatgatGGGGGGACACATGAATCATATGAATCACATGGTGAATCATATGATGTCCATGTCG TTTCATTTTGGCTATGAGGAAACAATACTTTTAGATTTTTGGAAAATCAATAGCATCGGTGGTTTAATAGCATCTATGGCTGGTATATTTATATTGGCCGTATTATACGAAGGTTTGAAATATTAtcgtgaatttttgttttggaaaaccTATAATTTATTGGAATATCGTCCTGTTACGGGACCACAAGCTAATCCAGAATCAGGACAAATGCCACCAGCTCCAAGTAATCCATCACCCGTGCA ATATGTCGGAGAAGTTATACATAAACAACC ACCAACAATGTTCTCTCTGAATCACTTCATTCAAACGGGTTTACATATGGTGCAGGTCACTGTATCCTTTTTGCTTATGTTAATCTTTATGACCTACAATGTATGGCTATGTTTGGCTGTTGTGGTGGGTGCTGCGGTGGGCTATTTCCTATTCTGTTGGAAGAAATCCGTAATTGTGGATGTTACTGAACACTGTCACTAG